CTTCCCAAATCAATTCATGCTGAAAAACAACTTTTAAAAACAACCTTAAACCAAAAACGACGTCACATTTATGGCTATAAATACACTTTACACTTAAAAGTATGACGTTTAAACTCGGTTTGGTTGCTATGGATACCGGCGCGCGCGCCCAGCAGCACAATCGTTGAGtgaatgtgtcgacttttttacGGTCGTAAAAGCTCGCTAAGTCGAGAAGAAAACAACTCACCGTTCTTGTCAAGTCTTTTGAGGGCGAGCCAAGCCTTGGAGACACGCGTGGCTGGCTCACAAGCGACATTAGACATCTTTTTAATGACCGGACGACACCACACTGACTCGGCAGACATGGACCGGAAACGGTGGGACGGGCTGCATCCGGTAAggcactttcaaaataaaactgaTAATCCAGCCGTGAGGCAGAACTAAAGTACAGCAGTCGGAATTACGCTCCAATGGAACACACAAaagttaattaataattaatttcggtctaaaatgtaaattaatgaGTATGTGTGAAAGAAAAAATGACAGTACACAGCAAGTtgcatttgaacaaaaaaaacgaaaatgaCAGTACACAGCAAGTTGCATTTGAACAGGAGCTCTAACATTTATTACACAGCTTAGACAGCACCACATCGTTACCTAAGTAGTTGATAAAAGAACAAAAGTTAAGTAATTTCAAATTTACGCGCTAACCAACCGACCCTCTTTAGTACAGCTCCAAATTAATTTGTCACCAGAGTAATTTTGCTGCCTTTTTTCTCCAAGACGTCATCGTCTCTCAATGGACAAAGTTCTTCCCTCCTCTTAATTAGCTGGTGATAGAAATCATATTGTTGGGACTTAGGATCTCGATCCAGTAGCCGTCAGGGTCCTGAATGAAGGCCAGACCTTTCATTTTACCTGGCAGGAACAAGACAGGTACGTCATATGAATACTGACCAATCACATTTCGGCAGGCATTATAaatgagcatttttttttaatgacccgcaacaataaaataaaagagAAAACGTGTGAAACGCAAcgagaaaaagttgaaatgttgactctGATAACACAAagcgtttgtttttttaaccctaaaactgtcaatgctgaagaaataataatgaatgaaaaccAATGTTATGAAAATATTAACCTATGGAAGGTTACAATTACTTTGCATCAacaaagtgaatcatatttatgttgtgttcagAATGAATTGATGTTAGTTATTTACAAAagaagaacaggaagtgaacagtgTCAATACTGGAATTGCTATGACGTAGAAAAGGGGTCGGATTATTAAATAAGATCTGCATCTTTCTActtctttttggacatgttgtaaaGAAAAATGAAAATATGTGAAATAgtatactatccatccattttctaccgcttattccctttcggggtcgtggggggcgctggcacctatctcagctacaatcgggcggaaggcggggtacaccctggacaagtcgccacctcatcgcagggccaacacagatagacagacaacatgtgCAATAATAATAAAGGTGCAACTTTGTCTTTTATTGACGTGTTTAACAACGGCAccttgtgtcaacaacacccgatgGCAGCCGGCGTGGTCACATATGGAATTCTATCTGTCGCTTTTGGCGTGTTGTGAGTGGCGCAACGGTCTTATGGatgtgcaataataataataataataataataataataatgaaggtGCCACTTTGTCTACTATTGACGTGTTTAACGACGGCAccttgtgtcaacaacacccgacgGCAAATTGTATAcgtgttcaaaataaacttcaaCTAACCAACCAAAATTGCACTGTTAAAATCAATGTAATGAATTACATTACctatttagggctccaattacttcacatcaaatattccactcagAATTTTTTTGAGGGGAAAATAttacacattttgtgtttttgccataaaaaacagggttttgacaaaaagggcataaaaatacAATTCTAACTTTATATCGACAGATTGATCTAAAGACTAaagtgttgaaagtttaaaaaatatatataaatgacttatttctaacacttATCCACAAcaattttagttttattttcttcaaaaaaataatgaataaaaatcaaagaTATGACTTAGTGAtctaattatttcacatcaaatattgtacTTTGAAATTATTGGGATGGGGGATTATAGCATATTGTGTAATATGTCCATAACAAAGAtggttttgacaaaaagagcattaaaaaaatctaactttaTATTGACAGACGGATGATCTAGAGACTAAACTGTGaaaaagtaaacaataaaaaaatatatgacttattttagttagatttatttatttatgatattGTCTAATTTacaactttttctgtttttttaccttctttttccttttatttacaacttttaccttttatttactgcCTTAACCTTATATTTACctcttattttctttttatttacaacttttatcttctatttaacttattttacattttatttattacttttatcatctatttaccttttttttttttaaataaacgtttttattgaatttgacaggtattacaatgtacaataaaacaGTAAACACATTTTCCCCTTCTTTTTAACTAATTTCATCTTACAATAATGATATCTATctacttttaccttttatttgttcTTTTTACCTTTAATTTACTATATTTATCTTTTAATtgccttattttaccttctacttATCTTAGTTTACTTGTTATTTACCTTTAATTTACTACTTGCACCTTTCAATTACTTTATTTTATCTTATATATACTTATGTTCCCATTTAATTACTTCTGTTACCTTTTATCTACCTTATGTTAGCTTCTTTGTACTTACTTATTTTACCAATATCAAccttattttatattatatttacttttttaaccttttaatgtcttcttttaccttctatattcatTATTTTACTTACTGATTGTACATTTCAATGATCTTTTTtcagcttattttatttttaagtgaCGTCTATTACCTTTTACCATCAATTTAAttagttaatatatatatatatatatatatatatatatatatatatatggtgtatatacatatatacagttgtgatcaaaattattcaacctccacaaagttggacatttattccgtattttgtttatagtcatatcaaataaagatgcattaaatagacaaatgcaacttgaattacaacattatattttgtaacataccaaactgtgtcaattctcttaatatctcattgacaaaattattcaaccacttgaagatcataactcttaaggacagaatttgaataaggtcttttcaatcaggtgttaaaaatacctgtagatgtgattagaaccataacgagcaacaattaaactgattgaaaaagactgacgctcatcatcatatatatatatatattatatatatatatatatatatatatatatatatatatatatatatttatatatatatatatatacatatatatatacatacatatatatatatatacatatatatatacatacatatatatatatatacatatatatatacatacatatatatatacatacatatacatacatacatatatatatatatatacatatacatacatatatatacatacatatatatatacatacatatatatacatacatacatatatatatatatatatacatacatacatatatatatatacacacatacatatatatatatacatacatacatatatatatttatatatatatacatacatacatatatatacatatatatatatacatacatatacatatatacatatatatacatacatatatatacatacatatatacatatatatatatacatacatatatatatacatatatatacatacatatatatacatatatatatacatacatatatatacatacatatatatacatacatatatatacatatatatatatacatacatatatatatatacatacatatatatatacatatatatatatacatacatatatatatacatacatacatatatacatacatatatatatacatacatatatatatatacatacatatatatatacatacatatatatatacatatatatatatatatacatacatacatatatatatatatatatacatacatacatatatatatacatacatatatatatacatacatatacatacatacatatacatatatatatacatacatatacatacatacatatatatacatacatatatatatatacatacatacatacatatatacatacatacatatatacatacatatacagatatatatacatacatacatacatatatacatatatatacatacatacatacatatatacatacatatatacatacatacatatatacatacatacatacatacatatatacatacatatatatatatatacatacatacatacatacatatatacatacatacatacatatatacatatatatatacatacatatatatatacatacatatatatatatatatacacatacatatatatatatatatatacatacatatatatatatacatatatatatacatatatatatacatatatatacatacatatatacatacatatatatatatatatatatacatacatacatatatatatatatatatatatacatacatatatatacatacatatatatacatacatatacacatacatacatacatacatacatacatacatacatatatatatatatatatatatatatatatatatatatgtatggtgtATATTAAAAATTAATGTTCTCACCATCATCTGGCTTCTTGACAAACGTGACGTCTTGCTCTTCAAACAGTTCGCACGCTTTGTTGACGTTGGGAACGGCGATCCGATGTGTCCTGACAAAAGTGACAGAGGCAAATGAGTGTCCTCAGCTTTAAATGAGAgaaaaagagggaaaaaaactTGCGCACTCATTCATAGACCAAAGTgaaaggggtaaaaaaaaaaaaaaaaaaatggccgagCTTACCAAAACCACGTGGATCTGCATTGCCGTTGTGGTAGGACTGACTTTCATCCGACTCCGACCCCCAGTTACTGGCAGGGACAGGAAAGAAACCAGACGAATGGATGAAGTTTGCCGTTTCGGTATCGCAGATTTTTTATggttatttttttaaagcatgtTTTGCCTATTTTTGAGCATAAAATGGCTTAATTAACAAACAATATCAATGAtattagtttattatttattcggtcagtggtcaacaaaataaaaagttttacataaacaaacagtcGTACATTCATGaattgaaaacgttgcggaccGAAAgtgtttaggctgaagttgaacattTATTGCACTTAACCCTATAAaataggggtagggaacctaaggctcgcgagccagatgtggctcttttgatgactgcatctggctctcggataaatctgagctgacattgcttaacatgataagtaatgaataattccacttgtagtaagtgttaaaaatattacagatgtagcaaccaactgtagttactgacagtggttttatgaaaataactaaaaacttgttgaaaaataaacaagggcccatcccatccatttactaacgcttattcccttttggggtcgcggggggtgcttgcgcctatctcagcgacaatcgggcggaaggcggggtacaccctggacaagtcgccagggccaacacagatagacagacaacattcacactcacattcacacactagggcccgtttattgttgccaatcaacctatccccaggtgcatgtctttggaagtgggaggaagccggagtacccggagggaacccacccagtcacggggagaacatgcaaactcgacacagaaagggacggcgtggcgcagtggtagagtggccgtgcgccacccgagggtccctggttcaatccccacccagtaccaacctcgtccgttgcgtcctgagcaagacacttcacccttgctcctgatgggtgctggttagcgccttgcatggcagctccctccatcagtgtgtgaatgtgtgtgtgaatgggtgaatgtggaagtagtgtcaaagcgctttgagtaccttgacggtagaaaaggactatacaagtacaacccgtttaaagaccccgagcctgggattgaactcaggacattCATATTGTGAGCCgccaattaaaaacattaaaaatattttatttaagtttcaatcaatcaatcaatcaatcaatgtttatttatatagccccaaatcacaaatgtctcaaaggactgcacaaatcattacgactacaacatcctcggaagaacccacaaaagggcaaggaaaactcacacccagtgggcagggagaattcacatccagtgggacgccagtgacaatgctgactatgagaaaccttggagaggacctcagatgtgggcaaccccccccccccccctctaggggaccgaaagcaatggatgtcgagcgggtctaacatgatactgtgaaagttcaatccatagtggctccaacacagccgcgagagttcagttcaaagcggatccgagacagcagcgagagtcccgtccacaggaaaccatcccaagcggaggcggatcagcagcgtagagatgtccccaacccatacacaggcgagcggtccatcctgggtctcgactctggacagccagtatttcatccatggtcatcggaccggacaagTTTACAAGGTGAAGCAGCACGGTGCTACATGGGTTAatccatgtgcctcacaatacgaaggtcctgagcggtcctgggttcaatcccgggctggggatctttctgtgtgtagtttgcatgttctcccccgtgactgcgtgggttccctccgggtactccggcttcctccctcctccaaagacatgcacctgggggataagcccctcccacttccaaagacatgcacctggggataagttgattggcaacactaaatggtcactaatgtgtgaatgtcgtctgtctatctgtgttggccctgcgatgaggtggcgacttgtccagattagatagtactttatttaaccaatcggccactgagcaggtgtcaATCAAACCGACCTTTTGGCAGACCGACTTGCTCGTCAATGACACGTCTCCACGCTGGTGAGACTGACAAGAGCGACGTCCAAAGACGAGACGTAGCACTTAACGGCCGGCGGGTCGCAATTTGTTCCTCGGACCAAGCGCACGCGGACACTTACTGTGTCAGCTCGATGGTGGCCCTCCGGGAAAACGTCCAGGGCGTCCGCTCCTTCAGGTCGGCGGGGATCTCGTTCTTGTCCTCGTAGCCCAGGAAGAAGAGGGAGAACCTCATGGAGGGGAAGTCAAACTTCTGCAGCAGCCTGGGAGACAGCGGGTCAGTCCATCCACGCCGCGAGAGTCTGACCGGAATACTCACGTCATGCCGAGGATTCTGGTGTAGAAATCCAAGGACTTGACTGGATCTTTCACTCGCAGCATGGTCTGCTGCATCATGAAGTCCTAGGGGACATAACAAGGTGCTTTTtataacaacaaataaataaatagaatttgacacaattaatcatgatattttaatacaaaaattagaacgatatggcatcagaggtttggtcttgaactgagtaagaagctatttaaaggcctgctgaaattatattttcttattttgtgaagtgaagtgaattatatttatatagcgcttttctctcgtgacaaagcgctttacatagtgaaacccaatatctaagttacatttaaaccagtgtgggtggcactgggagcaggtgggtaaagtgtcttgcccaaggacacaacggcagtgactaggatggcggaagcgggaatggaacctgcaaccctcaagttgctggcacagacgctctaccaaccgagctatgccggggatagcaggtccattctatgtgtcatacttgatcatttcgcgatattgccatatttttgttgaaaggatttagtagagaacatcgacgataaagtttgcatcttttggtcgctaataaaaaagccttgcctgtaccggaagtagcagacgatgtgcatgtgacatcacgggttgtgatggccaccagcagcgacggcgattcggaccgagaaagcgacgattttcccattaatt
Above is a genomic segment from Nerophis ophidion isolate RoL-2023_Sa linkage group LG02, RoL_Noph_v1.0, whole genome shotgun sequence containing:
- the glo1 gene encoding lactoylglutathione lyase, with translation MSDKGLSDEMVAAACKDADPITKDFMMQQTMLRVKDPVKSLDFYTRILGMTLLQKFDFPSMRFSLFFLGYEDKNEIPADLKERTPWTFSRRATIELTHNWGSESDESQSYHNGNADPRGFGKLGIAVPNVNKACELFEEQDVTFVKKPDDGKMKGLAFIQDPDGYWIEILSPNNMISITS